The following nucleotide sequence is from Agromyces sp. SYSU T00194.
TCGGCGAGCGAGGCGAGCCTGGCGGTGACCCGCACCCCCGGCTCGTGCGGGTCCGCCTCGAGGCGCACGAGCGACGGCCCGCCGGGCAGCCGCAGCGCCCGCGTGAAGGCGCCGTCGGCCGGCGTCTCCATGCCGGCGACGGCGCGGGCCGCGAGCCAGTCGAGCACCCCGGCCGCGTCGAAGGGCGCGCGAGCGGGCAGGCGGAGCACGATCTGGCCGGCGTCGCCGTGCTCGGGCGCGCCGCGTCGCCGCCGGGCGAGCGCGCGCAGTTCACTCGGCGTGCGCTCGTAGACGGCGCGCACCGTGTCGTTGCACTGGCGCACGCTGCCGAACCCCGCGGCGAACGCGACGTCGGCGACGGGCAGGTCGCTGCCGACGAGGAGCGCCCGCGCGGTCTGCGCCCGGTGCGCGCGGGCGAGCGCGAGGGGGCCGGCGCCGAGCTCGGCGGTGAGGATGCGGCCGAGGTGGCGCGGGGTGTAGCCGAGTCGCCCGGCGAGCCCGGGCACGCCCTCGCGCTCGACGACGCCGTCGCCGATGAGGCGCATGGCCCGCGCGGCGAGGTCGTCGTGGAGGTCCCAGCGCGGCGAGCCGGGCACGGCGTCGGGCAGGCAGCGCTTGCAGGCGCGCAGGCCCGCCTCGTGGGCGGCCGCCGCGGTGAGGTAGAAGCGCACGTGCTCGGGCTTGGGCGTGGTCGCGGGGCAGCTCGGCCGGCAGTAGATGCCGGTCGAGTGCACGCCGGTGATGAACTGCCCGTCGAAGCGCGCGTCGCGCGAGCTCATGGCCAGGTAGCGCTCCCGGAACTCCGGGTCGTGGATGCGATCGACGGCCTGCATGCGTCCAGCCTCGCACCCCTCGGGGCGATTCGGTAGCGGGAATCGGACATCGCCGCGCGACGCCCGCCGGCGCCGCAGCCGTAGGGTGATCGCATGGCATCCGACGTCATCGACGAACTGCGCCGCGTCCTCGGGGACGCGGTCTCGACCGAGCCCGCCGCGCGCGAGGCCGCCCGGGGCGACGCGTCGGGCTGGCGCACCGACAGCCCGCCGGACGCGATCGTGCACGCCGCATCCGTCGCCGACGTGCAGGCCGTGCTGCGCATCGCCTCGGCGACCGGCACGCCCGTCGTCGCCCGTGGTGCCGGCTCGGGCCTCGCGGGCGGCGCGAACGGCCGGAGCGGGCAGATCGTGCTCGACACCACGCGCATGGACCGGGTGCTCGAGATCGACGTCGAGGACGAGCTGGCGGTCGTCGAGCCGGGCGTGATCAACGACGACCTGAACCGGGCGCTCGCGCCGCACGGCCTCTGGTACTCGCCCGACCCGGCCAGCAAGGCGATCTCGACCATCGGCGGGAACATCGCGACCGGCGCGGGCGGGCTGCTCTGCGCGAAGTACGGGGTCACCCGCGAGGCCGTGCTCGGCCTCGTCGTGGTGCTCGCCGACGGCTCGCTGCTGCGCACCGGGCACCGCACCGTCAAGGGCGTCACCGGATACGACCTCACGGCCCTGCTCACCGGCTCCGAGGGCACGCTCGGCGTCATCGTCGAGGCCACCCTGCGGCTGCGACCCGCGCCGCGGCACGAGCCGGTGACGATCGCCGCCGCCTACGCCGACGTCGAGTCCGCCGCGGAGGGTGCGGCGGCGGTCGTGCGCGCGCACCTCCGCCCCGCGATGCTGGAGCTGCTCGAACCCGCGGGGCTCGGCCGCATCCGCTCGCACCTGGGGCCGGCCGCGCTGGACGGCACGCCCCTCGCCGCGGGTGTCGCGCCCGACGATGCGGCGTTCCTCATCGCCCAGTGCGACGGCCCGGCCGCGCCGGCGGAGGCGGCGGAGGTCGCCGCGGCGCTCGCGAGCGCGGGCGGCACGGTCGAGCTCGCGGCGGATGCGGCCGAGGGGGAGCGCCTCCTGGCCGTCCGCCGCTCGTTCCACGCGGCGCTCGCCGCGACCGGCGAGGTGCTGATCGAGGACGTCGCGGTGCCGCGTTCGCAGCTGCCCGCGATGTTCCGCGAGATCGCGCGGATCGGCGCCGCGTACGACCTGGAGATCCCCACCGTCGCGCACGCGGGCGACGGCAACCTGCATCCGAACTTCGTCTACTCCGGCGACGAGGTGCCCGAGCGGGTCTGGGCGGCCGCGGACGAGCTGTTCCGCACCGCGGTCCGGCTGGGCGGGACCCTGACCGGCGAGCACGGGGTCGGCGTGCTGAAGCGCCGCTGGCTGCGCGACGAGCTCGGCGACGGGCAGCACGACCTGCAGCGCCGCATCAAGGCCGCGTTCGACCCGGCGGGCATCCTGAACCCGGCCGCGATGTTCGAGCCGGTCGCGTGAGCGGCCACGCGCCGAACGGGCCCGTCGGCCCGCAGCCGCACCTGCGGCCGACCTCGCCGCGCACCTCGCGGTCGCGCGGCGCCGGCCTCGCCGCGGTCGGCATCGTGCTGGCGTCGCTCGTCGGCCTCGCCGTGGCCGCCTACTTCGTCCAGGCGCTCGGCACGGGCGCCGCCGCCGCGGGCGCCGTGCTCGCGCTCGTGCCGCTGGCGGCCGTGCTCTGGGCGGTGCGCTGGATCGACCGCTGGGAGCCCGAGCCCCGCGGCGCGCTGTGGTTCGCGTTCCTGTGGGGCGCGACCGTGTCGGTCGCGCTCGCGCTGCTCGTCGACCTCGCGCTCGTCGTGCTCGGCGGCATCGACGACGAGTTCCTCGGCGCGGTCGTGCAGGCCCCGATCGTCGAGGAGCTCGCGAAGGCCGCGGGGCTGCTCGTGCTCGCCGCGGTCGCGCGCGCGCACCTCGACGGCCCCGTCGACGGCCTCGTCTACGCGGCGACCATCGCGGCGGGCTTCGCGTTCACGGAGAACGCGTTGTACTTCGGCGTCGCGCTGCTCGAGTCGGGGCCCGACGGGCTCGGTTCGGTCTTCTTCGTGCGCGGCGTGATGTCGCCGTTCGCGCATGTCATGTTCACCGCGTGCACGGGCATCGCGATCGGGACCTTCGTCGCCCGGGGCCGCAGCGCGCTGCTCGGCGCGCTCGTCGGCCTGGTGCCCGCGATCGGCCTCCACGCGCTCTGGAACGGCGCCCTGTTCGTCGTCGACGACTTCTTCGGGTACTACCTGCTCGTGCAGGTGCCGCTGTTCGTGCTCGCGATCGGCATCACGGTGTGGCTGCGCCGCCTCGAGCGCCGCGTCCTGCGCCGACGCCTGGCGGAGTACGCCGCCGTCGGCTGGTTCAGCGCCGGCGAGCTCGAGATGTTCACCACGCCGGAGGGGCGTCGGCGTGCGCGGGCGAACGCCTCGGCGCGCGGTGCCGTCGCGCGGCGCACGATGGACGCGCTCATCCGCGACACCACCCACCTCGCGTTCACCCGGGAGCGCATCGCCTCGGGTCGCGCCGCATTCGGCGGGCGCGACGGCGGGCGGGCCGCCGCCGACGAGCAGGCGCTGCTCGCCTCGATCGTCGCCGCGCGCGCATCGCTGCTCGCCTGACGTATCCGTGCCCGGCGTATGCTGGGCCCACCCGGACGACGTCGATCGGAGCCCACGGATGCCCGCAGCCGACGACGCGATGCGCACCGAGGCGCCGATCGCGTGGCGCGACGCGCTGCTCGCCGCGCGCGAGCGCGTGGCTGCGGGCGACGATCCCGGCCCCGGGCTCTCCCTGCGCCCCCTGGTGCACGACGCCTGGCGTCGCGCACTGTCGCACGCCGTCGACCCCGAGCGCTCGCTCCCCGGCATCGTCCTCGGCGACGACGAGTTCCGCGAGTACCGCGCGCAGCACGAGCTGACCGGCGCGCTGCCGGTGATCCGGAGGCTGCTCGCCGACGACGCCGACGAGAACGGCCTGCTGGTCGCGGTGGGCGACGCGCGCGGCCGCCTGCTCTGGGTCGAGGGCGACCGCACCCTGCGGCGCCGGGCCGAGGACATGCGCTTCGTCCCGGGCGCCGACTGGTCGGAGGAGCGCATCGGCACGAGCGCCCCGGGCACCTCGCTCGCGCTCGACCGGGCGGTGCAGATCCGCGGCGCGGAGCACTTCCACTCGATCGTGCACCCGTGGAGCTGCACCGCGGCACCGGTGCACGACCCCGTCTCGGGTGCGATCCTCGGGGTCATCGACATCACCGGGGACGACCAGGCGGTCGCGCCGCACACGCTCGCCCTCGTCTCCGCGACCGTCGCCGCGGTCGAGTCCGAGCTGCGCATCCAGCGGCTGCAGACCGACGTGCAGGCCACCATCCGCCGGTCGCGCATGCGGCGAGCCGCGCCCGACCGCGCGCTGCACGTGCAGGGCGGCGATCCGCCGCGGCTGGGCGGGCTGCGCCTCAGCCTCCGCCACGCCGAGATCCTGCTGCTGCTCGCGTGGCACCCCGAGGGCCTCACGGCCGAGCGCCTGGCGGGCCTCCTCTACGAGACGGATGCCTCGTCGGTGACGCTCCGCGCCGAGCTCGTGCGCCTGCGCCGCGTGCTCGAGGGCGCGGGCGTGCCCGTGCCCGCCTCCCGTCCGTACCGCCTCGCCGAGCCGATCGCGACCGACGCGCGCGAGGTGCTCGACCTGCTCGACCGCGGTGCGCACCTGCGGGCGCTGGAGCACGCGGCCGGTCCCGTGCTGCCGGAGTCGACCGCGCCGGGCGTCGCGCGCATCCGCGCCGAGGTCGCGTCGCGCCTGCGCGAGGCGATGCTCGCCGACGCCGCCGTGGAGCACCTCGTGCGCTACGCCGACACCGAGGCCGCCCGCGACGACCTCGAGGTGCAGCAGGCGTGCCTGCGCCTGCTGCCGTCGCGCTCGCCGAAGCGGGCGCGCGTCGTCGCCCGCATCGAGGCGATCCAGCGCGAACTCGCCTGAGCACGCCCGCTGCAACCCCGCTGCAACGTCGCTGCAACCTTCCTCGACCTACCGTGTCGACACGTGCCCGTCACGGGCACGCCGACAACGGAGTCAGGAAACAGGAGGACCGATGACGGTCTACGCAGCGCCCGGCACCCAGGGCGCACTCATCGATTTCGCACCCCGGTACGAGCACTTCATCGGCGGGGAATGGGTCAAGCCGGTCAAGGGCGGCTACTTCGAGAACATCTCGCCCGTCAACGGCAAGCCGTTCACCGAGGTCGCGCGCGGCACGGCCGAGGACATCGAGCTCGCCCTCGACGCCGCCCACGGGGCGGCGGCCACGTGGGGCCGCACGAGCGCGGCCGAGCGGGCGGCGGTGCTGAACCGCATCGCCGACATCATCGACGCCAACCGCGAGCTGCTCGCCGTCGCCGAGACATGGGACAACGGCAAGTCCATCCGCGAGCCGCTGAACGCCGACCTCCCGCTCGCGAGCGACCACTTCCGGTACTACGCGGCCCTGATCCGGGCGCAGGAGGGCAGCTTCACCCAGCTCGACAACGACACGGTCGCGTACCACTTCCACGAGCCGCTCGGCGTGGTCGGCCAGATCATCCCGTGGAACTTCCCGCTGCTGATGGCGGTCTGGAAGCTCGCCCCGGCGCTCGCCGCGGGCAACTGCGTCGTGCTGAAGCCGGCCGAGCAGACGCCCAGCTCGATCCTCGTGCTGATGGGCCTCATCGCGGACGTGCTCCCGGCAGGCGTCGTGAACGTCGTCAACGGCTTCGGGGTCGAGGCGGGCAAGCCGCTCGCGTCCTCCAGCCGCATCCGCAAGATCGCCTTCACCGGCGAGACGACCACGGGCCGGCTCATCCTGCAGTACGCGGCGAACAACATCATCCCCACCACGGTCGAGCTGGGCGGCAAGAGCCCGAACATCGTGTTCGAGTCGGTCGCCGACCGCGACGACGACTTCTACTCGAAGGCGCTCGAGGGCTTCAGCCTGTTCGCGTTCAACCAGGGGGAGGTGTGCACCTGCCCGAGCCGATCGCTCATCCAGAAGTCGATCTACGACTCCTTCCTGAACGACGCGATCGAGCGCACGAAGCAGGCCAAGCAGGGCAACCCGCTCGACACCGAGACGCAGGTCGGCGCGCAGGCGTCGAACGACCAGCTCGAGAAGATCCTGAGCTACATCGACATCGGCCAGCAGGAGGGCGCGAAGCTGCTGCTCGGCGGCGAGCGGGTCGACCTCGGCGGCGACCTCACCGACGGCTACTACGTCGCCCCGACGATCTTCGAGGGGCAGAACCGCATGCGGCTGTTCCAGGAGGAGATCTTCGGCCCGGTCGTCGCGGTCACGAGCTTCACCGACTACGACGACGCCATCTCGATCGCGAACGACACCCTGTACGGCCTGGGCGCGGGCGTCTGGTCGCGCAACGGCAACGAGGCGTACCGGGCCGGCCGCGACATCCAGGCCGGCCGCGTGTGGGTGAACAACTACCACGCGTACCCGGCGGGGGCGGCGTTCGGCGGCTACAAGTCGTCGGGCATCGGCCGCGAGAACAACGTGCAGGCGCTCGACCACTACCAGCAGACCAAGAACCTGCTGGTCAGCTACAACGAGAGCCCGCTCGGGTTCTTCTAGGCCGATGTCGCTCGAATCGCTCCGCACCATCGTGGGGTCGATCACGGTCGAGGGTGACGCGTCGCCGCGGGTGGAGCTCACGCCCGCGGCGGCCGCGCTCATCGACCGGCTGTGGTCGGCCCACGGCCCGCTGATGTTCCACCAGTCGGGCGGATGCTGCGACGGGAGCTCGCCCATGTGCTACCCGGCGGGGGAGTTCGCCACCAGCGCGGCCGACATGCTCCTCGGCGACCTCGCACTGGACGAGGACCGCTCCGTGCCCTTCTGGATGTCCGCCGAGCAGTTCGCCCTCTGGCGGCACACGTACCTCACGGTCGACGTGGTGCCGGGCCGGGGCAGCGGCTTCTCGCTCGAGGCGCCGGAGGGGGTCCGCTTCCTCATCCGGTCGCGCCTGATGGGCGACTGACCGGGAGGACCAAGAGCTCCACCGGGCGACGAGACGCCTGCCTGCGCGAAGCCGGGGGAACGGCCCACGCATGAAACTCGTCGCCCGGTGGTGTGGCACTGCCGACAACGCTGCTCGGGCGACGAGTTCGTGGGTTTCAGGATGCATCCGCATCGATGCCCGCGCAAGCAGAAGAGGGACACGCGTCCCTCACCCGCGTTGCCGGAGGCGGGTGCATCCGATTGGATGGAACCCATGACAGACACCAACAGCAAGCCCGAGGTCGACGCACCGGAGGGCCCCGCGCCCGTCGAACTCGTGATCGAGGACATCGTCGTCGGCGACGGCGCCGAGGCCCAGCCGGGCTCGACCGTCGACGTGCACTACCTCGGCGTCGAGTACGACTCCGGTGCCGAGTTCGACTCCTCGTGGAGCCGCGGGCAGTCCATCAACTTCCCGCTCGCCGCGCTCATCGCCGGCTGGCAGGAGGGCATCCCCGGCATGAAGGTCGGCGGGCGCCGCAAGCTCACCGTGCCGCCGCACCAGGCCTACGGCCCCGCCGGCGGCGGCCACCAGCTCTCGGGCAAGACGCTCATCTTCGTGATCGACCTGCTCGGCGTCAGCTGAGCCGCAGCAGCACCCGAACGGCCCGACGCGATGCGTCGGGCCGTTCGTCGTCTCAGGCGCGCTCGCGCTCGCCGCGCTCCTGCACGCGGTCGACCAGCTCGCGCCACGGGCCGTCGAGCTGGCGCTCGGCCAGCTGCGCCTCGTGCGGGCGGCACTCGATGCGGTAGGTGAACCGGTCGGGCTGGGCGGGCGGCTGCGGCGCGTCGTCCCACGGGATCGACGCGATCAGCACGTGCCAGGCGTCGGCGTCGGGCTGGTCGTCCACGTGCACCCGCCAGCGCACGGACAGCCCCGCGAACCCGCCGCTGCGCGACACGGTGACGTCCATGACGCGATCGTACCCCGGTGCATCCGATCGGCCCGGTGCATCCGATCGCCCCCCTCGACCGGAAGACATGGGTGACAGCAGTTCTCCGCCCCTGCCGGGGCCAGATGAGGAGGAACCCATGCGCACCAGAACAGTCGCCGGCGCCGCAGCCGGCATCGCCGCGGGAGCGGTGGTCGCGCTCGCCGCGATCGCACCCGCTTCCGCCGACGAGCACGAGACCGCGATGCTGAGCGTGCTGCACGGCGTGCCCGCGCTGACGGTCGACGTGTACGTGAACGACGAGCTCACGCTCGAGGACTTCGAGCCCGGCGACCTCGCTGGACCGCTCGAGCTCGCCGGCGGCACGTACACCGTGCAGATCAACGCGGCCGACTCGGAGGACGCGGCGATCGGCCCGGTCGACCTCACGCTCGAGGGCGGCATGGACTACACCGCGGCGGCCCACCTCGACGCCGACGGTGCGCCCACCGCGACGCTGTTCACCGACGACACGTCCTCGTCCGCGGCCGGCGAGGGCCGGCTCACGGTGCGGCACATCGCGGCGGCACCCGCCGTCGACGTGCTCGCAGGCGGCGACGCGGTGATCACCGACCTCGCGAACCCCGATGAGGCCTCGCTCGACCTGCCGGCCGGCACGATCTCCGCATCGGTCGCCGCAGCCGGCACGACCGACCCCGTGCTCGGGCCGGCCGACGTGACCGTCGCCGAGGGCGAGCTCACGATCGCCTACGCCTGGGGCAGCCTCGAGGACGAGAACCTCGCCCTCGCCGTGCAGACCGTCGGCGGACTCCACTCCACCCCGGGCGACGTGCCCGCGGGCGAGGCGGGGCTCGCCGCGACGAACGCGCCCGTCGACGCAGCGGTGTGGTGGCTCGGTGCCTCCGCCGCCGTGCTGCTGCTGGGTGCGGCCGTGGCGATCGGCGTGGCCGACCGTCGCAGCCCGATCCGGAGCAGGCGCTGAGCGCCATGGTCCGGACGAGGGAGGTCTCCGTCGCAGCAGCGTGCTGCGCGGGGGCCGCCCTCGCGGCGCTGCTCGCCGCGGGCCTGGTGCTCGCGGGCGCGGCAGGCTCGACGGATGCCGCGGGGCCGGCGCCGGTGCAGGTCATCGACGCGTCCGTGCCCGCGCCCTCCGCGGCATCCGTCGAACCCGCCGCCCGACCCGCCGCCGAGGTCGAGGTCCGCAGCGCGTCGCTCGACGAGCTGCCGGGCGATCCGACCGAGGCGCCGGTCCGCCTGCAGGCAGGCGGCATCGGGGTGGACGTCGAGGTCGTCCCGGTCGGGGTGACCGACGGCGACGTCATGGAGCTGCCGCGCGATCCCGCCGTGGCGGGATGGTACCGATACGGGCCCGGCATCGGCGACGATGCGGGCGCGGTCGTGGTCGCCGCGCACGTGGACTCGCTCGAGTACGGGCTCGGCCCGTTCGCGGCGTTCGCGGACGCGCCGGCCGGCACGGAGATCGCGCTGACCGCAGCCGACGGCTCCGCCGAGCGCTACGCGATCGTCGCCCGGGAGACGTCCCGCAAGGGATCCGTCGACTGGGACGCGGTGTTCGACCGGGAGGGCGCGAAGCGGCTCGCGATCATCACCTGCGGCGGCGAGTTCGACTGGGAGCGACGCACGTACCTCGACTCGGTCGTGGTGTGGGCGGAGCCGATCGGATGAGGCGGCGATCACTATGCTGGTGGACACGATCCAGGCGACGGCGCCCGGTGCGCCGCACCCGTTCGTGTCGCATCGCACGACGACCGCGAGGAGGCAGCGGAAGCACGTGGACGACCCCGCACAGGACGACCGGCGGCTCGCCGAGGCCTTCCGCGACGGCGAGGAGTGGGCCGTCGCCGCGGCCTACGGGAGGTGGTCGAGACTCGTGTTCACGATCGCCGTGCGCTCGCTCGGCAACAGCCAGGACGCCGAGGACGTGACCCAGCAGGTCTTCGTGAAGGCGTGGCGCTCGCGCGAGCGGTTCGATCCCGAGCGCTCCCTGTCGGCGTGGCTGACGGGCATCACCCGCTACGCGGTCGCCGACATGCACGAGGCCAGGTCGCGCGAGCGGCGCCTGGCCGAGGCCGCGGCCGGCGAGCTCTCGGTCACCGAGACGGTCGACCCGCGGTTGGAGGAGCGCGTGCTCGTGGCCGACGAGCTGCAGCAGCTGCCGCCCGAGCCGCGGCGGATCATGCACCTGGCCTACTGGGAGGGGCTCACCCACGGGCAGATCGCCGAACGGACGGGCATGCCGCTCGGCACCGTGAAGAGCCACGTCCGACGAAGTCTCACCCGCATGCGCGCACGATTGGAGGTGGATGATGCCGCACTGTGACGACGACGAGCTCGCCGTGATCGCCCTCGGCGACCGCGAGCCGACGCCCGACGAGCGGGCGCACCTCGACGAGTGCCTGCGCTGCACCGGCGAGCTGGACGCGCTGCGCGCGGCATCCGACCTCGCGCGCGAGGCGGCGGGTGCGCCGCTCGAGGCGCCGCCGGCGTCCGTGTGGGCGGGCATCCACGCCGAGCTCGGCCTCTCCGACTCGGTGCGGGCCGTGCCGACGGATGCCTCGCAGCAGGGTGACGCCGCAGCGCCTGAGCCCGCCCCGGCGGAACCGCCGGCCGCGACGCCCGCCCCGGTGGACCTCGCGGCTCGTCGCCGCGCGCGCGGCGCCCGGTTCTGGGCGCCCCTGCTGGCCGCGGCGGCCGTGCTCGGCCTCGTCGCGGGCATCGCGGGCGGGGTCTGGTGGAACTCGCGCGAACCCGACGTGTCGGTGCTCGCCGAGGCCGACCTCGAGGGCTTCCCCGGCTGGCCGGGTGCGAGCGGCGTCGCGGTCGTCGAGGAGCTGCCCGACGGCACCCGGGAGGTCGTGGTGAACCTCTCCGGCGTCGATGACCCCGACGACCTGCTCGAGGTGTGGCTGATCCGGGGCGACGCGTCGGGGCTCGTGAGCATCGGGCTGCTCGACGGCGCGAGCGGGCGGTTCACGGTGCCGGCCGGCATCGACCTGGGCGAGTACCCGCTGGTCGACGTCTCGGCCGAGCCCGACGACGGCGACCCCGCCCACTCGGGCGACTCGATCGTGCGGGGCGACCTGCGCGGCGCCTGAGGCGCCGAGGGCGTCAGGCGGCGATGACGCCGACCTCGGCCCACCCCTCGGCGACCGCGAGCGCCTCCGCGGAGGTGTCGCCGTAGCGGGCGCGGGCCGTGTCGATCGTCGCCGCGGCGAATCCGGCGAAGTCGGTGTCGCGGTCGATGAGGTCGCCCGTGAGGGTGTCGTACCAGATACGTCCGGCGCGCTCCCAGGCGGGCCCGCCGAGCCGCAGCGCGGCGACGACGAACGCGCGGTTCGGGATGCCCGAGTTCAGGTGCACCCCGCCGTTGTCCTCGGTGGTCTCGATGTAGTCGCGCAGGTGCGCCGGCTGCGGGTCGCGGCCCAGCACGTCGTCGTCGTACGCGGTGCCGGGCGCGATCATCGAGCGGATCGCGACGCCCTCCACCTGGTCGGTGAACAGGCCCTCGCCGATCAGCCAGCTCGCCTCGTGCGCGTCCTGCCGGCGCACGTACTGCTCGAGCAGCGCGCCGAACACGTCGGAGACGTGCTCGTTGAGCGCGCCCGACTGGCCCTGGTAGCGCAGGTTCGCGGTGCGCTCGGTGACCCCGTGGGCGAGCTCGTGCCCGATGACCGACAGCGAGTTCGT
It contains:
- a CDS encoding DUF779 domain-containing protein — translated: MSLESLRTIVGSITVEGDASPRVELTPAAAALIDRLWSAHGPLMFHQSGGCCDGSSPMCYPAGEFATSAADMLLGDLALDEDRSVPFWMSAEQFALWRHTYLTVDVVPGRGSGFSLEAPEGVRFLIRSRLMGD
- a CDS encoding FKBP-type peptidyl-prolyl cis-trans isomerase produces the protein MTDTNSKPEVDAPEGPAPVELVIEDIVVGDGAEAQPGSTVDVHYLGVEYDSGAEFDSSWSRGQSINFPLAALIAGWQEGIPGMKVGGRRKLTVPPHQAYGPAGGGHQLSGKTLIFVIDLLGVS
- a CDS encoding AlkA N-terminal domain-containing protein, encoding MQAVDRIHDPEFRERYLAMSSRDARFDGQFITGVHSTGIYCRPSCPATTPKPEHVRFYLTAAAAHEAGLRACKRCLPDAVPGSPRWDLHDDLAARAMRLIGDGVVEREGVPGLAGRLGYTPRHLGRILTAELGAGPLALARAHRAQTARALLVGSDLPVADVAFAAGFGSVRQCNDTVRAVYERTPSELRALARRRRGAPEHGDAGQIVLRLPARAPFDAAGVLDWLAARAVAGMETPADGAFTRALRLPGGPSLVRLEADPHEPGVRVTARLASLADLPPLVARVRRLFDLDADVDAISTALAGDPALAGAVAAEPGMRVPGCLDAHELLFRAMLGQQVSVASARTALTRLVDALGDRVDLDGAQWRLFPSAATIAERGAEVLRGPAARVASIVGTAAALASGDLRVDVDVPRHELREALLAMPGIGPWTAGYVAMRVTGDPDVLLTGDSALRSGAARLGLPADARALAGRGADWAPWRSYASMHLWRAAAGAPGGTAVGSVAGTAGSVVPARQVRPTRSR
- a CDS encoding GAF domain-containing protein codes for the protein MPAADDAMRTEAPIAWRDALLAARERVAAGDDPGPGLSLRPLVHDAWRRALSHAVDPERSLPGIVLGDDEFREYRAQHELTGALPVIRRLLADDADENGLLVAVGDARGRLLWVEGDRTLRRRAEDMRFVPGADWSEERIGTSAPGTSLALDRAVQIRGAEHFHSIVHPWSCTAAPVHDPVSGAILGVIDITGDDQAVAPHTLALVSATVAAVESELRIQRLQTDVQATIRRSRMRRAAPDRALHVQGGDPPRLGGLRLSLRHAEILLLLAWHPEGLTAERLAGLLYETDASSVTLRAELVRLRRVLEGAGVPVPASRPYRLAEPIATDAREVLDLLDRGAHLRALEHAAGPVLPESTAPGVARIRAEVASRLREAMLADAAVEHLVRYADTEAARDDLEVQQACLRLLPSRSPKRARVVARIEAIQRELA
- a CDS encoding RNA polymerase sigma factor, which gives rise to MDTIQATAPGAPHPFVSHRTTTARRQRKHVDDPAQDDRRLAEAFRDGEEWAVAAAYGRWSRLVFTIAVRSLGNSQDAEDVTQQVFVKAWRSRERFDPERSLSAWLTGITRYAVADMHEARSRERRLAEAAAGELSVTETVDPRLEERVLVADELQQLPPEPRRIMHLAYWEGLTHGQIAERTGMPLGTVKSHVRRSLTRMRARLEVDDAAL
- a CDS encoding FAD-binding oxidoreductase, which encodes MASDVIDELRRVLGDAVSTEPAAREAARGDASGWRTDSPPDAIVHAASVADVQAVLRIASATGTPVVARGAGSGLAGGANGRSGQIVLDTTRMDRVLEIDVEDELAVVEPGVINDDLNRALAPHGLWYSPDPASKAISTIGGNIATGAGGLLCAKYGVTREAVLGLVVVLADGSLLRTGHRTVKGVTGYDLTALLTGSEGTLGVIVEATLRLRPAPRHEPVTIAAAYADVESAAEGAAAVVRAHLRPAMLELLEPAGLGRIRSHLGPAALDGTPLAAGVAPDDAAFLIAQCDGPAAPAEAAEVAAALASAGGTVELAADAAEGERLLAVRRSFHAALAATGEVLIEDVAVPRSQLPAMFREIARIGAAYDLEIPTVAHAGDGNLHPNFVYSGDEVPERVWAAADELFRTAVRLGGTLTGEHGVGVLKRRWLRDELGDGQHDLQRRIKAAFDPAGILNPAAMFEPVA
- a CDS encoding DUF4397 domain-containing protein — protein: MRTRTVAGAAAGIAAGAVVALAAIAPASADEHETAMLSVLHGVPALTVDVYVNDELTLEDFEPGDLAGPLELAGGTYTVQINAADSEDAAIGPVDLTLEGGMDYTAAAHLDADGAPTATLFTDDTSSSAAGEGRLTVRHIAAAPAVDVLAGGDAVITDLANPDEASLDLPAGTISASVAAAGTTDPVLGPADVTVAEGELTIAYAWGSLEDENLALAVQTVGGLHSTPGDVPAGEAGLAATNAPVDAAVWWLGASAAVLLLGAAVAIGVADRRSPIRSRR
- a CDS encoding PrsW family intramembrane metalloprotease; this encodes MSGHAPNGPVGPQPHLRPTSPRTSRSRGAGLAAVGIVLASLVGLAVAAYFVQALGTGAAAAGAVLALVPLAAVLWAVRWIDRWEPEPRGALWFAFLWGATVSVALALLVDLALVVLGGIDDEFLGAVVQAPIVEELAKAAGLLVLAAVARAHLDGPVDGLVYAATIAAGFAFTENALYFGVALLESGPDGLGSVFFVRGVMSPFAHVMFTACTGIAIGTFVARGRSALLGALVGLVPAIGLHALWNGALFVVDDFFGYYLLVQVPLFVLAIGITVWLRRLERRVLRRRLAEYAAVGWFSAGELEMFTTPEGRRRARANASARGAVARRTMDALIRDTTHLAFTRERIASGRAAFGGRDGGRAAADEQALLASIVAARASLLA
- a CDS encoding protealysin inhibitor emfourin; protein product: MDVTVSRSGGFAGLSVRWRVHVDDQPDADAWHVLIASIPWDDAPQPPAQPDRFTYRIECRPHEAQLAERQLDGPWRELVDRVQERGERERA
- a CDS encoding class F sortase, producing the protein MVRTREVSVAAACCAGAALAALLAAGLVLAGAAGSTDAAGPAPVQVIDASVPAPSAASVEPAARPAAEVEVRSASLDELPGDPTEAPVRLQAGGIGVDVEVVPVGVTDGDVMELPRDPAVAGWYRYGPGIGDDAGAVVVAAHVDSLEYGLGPFAAFADAPAGTEIALTAADGSAERYAIVARETSRKGSVDWDAVFDREGAKRLAIITCGGEFDWERRTYLDSVVVWAEPIG
- a CDS encoding anti-sigma factor, which produces MMPHCDDDELAVIALGDREPTPDERAHLDECLRCTGELDALRAASDLAREAAGAPLEAPPASVWAGIHAELGLSDSVRAVPTDASQQGDAAAPEPAPAEPPAATPAPVDLAARRRARGARFWAPLLAAAAVLGLVAGIAGGVWWNSREPDVSVLAEADLEGFPGWPGASGVAVVEELPDGTREVVVNLSGVDDPDDLLEVWLIRGDASGLVSIGLLDGASGRFTVPAGIDLGEYPLVDVSAEPDDGDPAHSGDSIVRGDLRGA
- the exaC gene encoding acetaldehyde dehydrogenase ExaC, coding for MTVYAAPGTQGALIDFAPRYEHFIGGEWVKPVKGGYFENISPVNGKPFTEVARGTAEDIELALDAAHGAAATWGRTSAAERAAVLNRIADIIDANRELLAVAETWDNGKSIREPLNADLPLASDHFRYYAALIRAQEGSFTQLDNDTVAYHFHEPLGVVGQIIPWNFPLLMAVWKLAPALAAGNCVVLKPAEQTPSSILVLMGLIADVLPAGVVNVVNGFGVEAGKPLASSSRIRKIAFTGETTTGRLILQYAANNIIPTTVELGGKSPNIVFESVADRDDDFYSKALEGFSLFAFNQGEVCTCPSRSLIQKSIYDSFLNDAIERTKQAKQGNPLDTETQVGAQASNDQLEKILSYIDIGQQEGAKLLLGGERVDLGGDLTDGYYVAPTIFEGQNRMRLFQEEIFGPVVAVTSFTDYDDAISIANDTLYGLGAGVWSRNGNEAYRAGRDIQAGRVWVNNYHAYPAGAAFGGYKSSGIGRENNVQALDHYQQTKNLLVSYNESPLGFF